The Deltaproteobacteria bacterium region ACCGAAAGGACGTAATTTGTCTGGAACATCCGCCAGTGATTTTTATTCGGGGTATCTTGGACTGAGCCAGAATATCTACGACTTTGGTCGGACTCCTGCAAAAGTTGGGATTGCAAGTGCGAACCAGGATGCCTTCCGGCAGGATCTGGCCAATGTCGTCAGCCTCGTTGTTCTCAATGTCAAACAGTTCTATTACACCATGCTGCAGGCGGAGGAAAACCGACGTGTGGCTGAGGAAACGGTCGATCAGTTTCAAAGGCACCTGGACATTGCAAAGGGATTTTTCGAGGCGGGTCTGAAACCGAAATTCGACGTAACGAAGGCGGAGGTCGATTTAAGCAACGCCCGCCTGACCTTGATCAAGGCGGAAAATGCCCTGCGTATTGCGGGGCTTACCCTCAATAACGCGATGGGCATGCCCGATGCGCCGGAATTTGTCCTGGACAGCAATCTCCTGTTCGAACGGTATAAGCCGCTCTATCAGGACGCATTACGGGAAGCCTATGAAAACAGGCCCGATCTCCAGTCTCTTCTCTACCGTGAGTCGGCGGCGCACAAATCTTTCGATTTGGCCCGAGCGGGGCATTACCCGACCGTGACAAGTTATGCAAGGTACGGTTTCGGGGGACGGGAATTTCCCCTCGGAGAGGGATGGAGCGTCGGAGGAAGTCTCAATATACCCATATTTAGCGGTTATCTCGTTAAGAACCAGATTGCCGAATCGAAAGCGGATATCGACGTTCTCTCTGCGAATATTGTGTCACTAAAACAACAGATTCGCCTGGAGATCAGTCAGGCTTTTTCCAATCTGCGGGAGACGGCCAGCAGAATCGAGACAACCGATCTGATCGTCAGACAGGCGAGGGAAAATCTGGAGTTGGCAGAGGGACGTTATGCCTCGGGGTTGGGAAGTCCCATTGAGGTGACGGACGCCCTCCTCGCTTTGAGCAACGCCAGAACAGCGAATATCTCAGCATTATCCGATTATGGCAATGCCTTGGCGGCTCTGGAGCGAGCCGTCGGCGTGAAATAAATACACGGGATCAAACAGGGGCTTTTCATGAAAAATAAAATGACTATCGGTATCTCCGTCGTTGTAATTCTGGCTCTGCTGGGAAGCTTTTTTCTTTTCCGTAACGGACAAAAGGGGTCTTCGTACCGTACGGAGAAGATCCGTCTGGGGGATATCAAAGCGACGGTAACGGCAACGGGGACGGTCAATGCCGTTGTGACGGTCCTGGTGGGGACGCAGGTTTCAGGAACCATTAAATCCATTTATGTGGACTACAATTCTTCCGTAAAAAAAGATCAATTGCTTGCCCAGATCGACCCGGCCACGTTTCAGGCCCAGGTGGATCAGGCCCGGGCCAATCTTGCCGTGTCGAAAGCCAATGTGGAGAAAGCCGAAGCGGCGCTTCTGGATGCAAGACGCACCCTTGAGCGCTATAAAACCCTGTTTCAGAAAAACTACATTGCCAAAAGTGATCTGGACACGGCGGAAACAACGGAACAATCGGCCAGGGCGCAAGTTTCAGCGGCCAAGGCGCAGGTTCAGCAGACCAAAGCCGCTCTTGATTTCGCCGAGAACAATCTCCGTTACACAAGAATTATCTCTCCCGTTGACGGAACCGTTATTTCCCGTGATGTCGACGTCGGCCAGACCGTCGCTGCGAGCTTCCAGACCCCGACCCTTTTTAATATTGCCCAGGATCTGACACAGATGCAGATCAACGTAAACATCGATGAGGCGGATATCGGAAAAATCGAAGTCGATCAGGCCGTGGAGTTCACCGTCGATGCCTATCCCGAGGAGATCTTTGCCGGAGGCGTTTTCGAGGTTCGCAACGCCCCCATTACCGTGCAGAATGTTGTGACCTACGATGTCGTGGTCAAGGTCAGCAATCCCGATTTAAAACTTAAACCCGGCATGACCGCGAATGTTGCCGTAATCCTGGAGGAGAAAAAGGGTGTCACCTGTGTGCCAAACTCGGCGCTGCGATTCAGGCCCGCGGGCGAAAAGGACGCCGGGGGGGTGAAGGGAGCCGCTCTCTGGGTTCTGAAGAATGGTGTGCCGGAGCGGGTTTCCGTACAGGCCGGGATCAGTGACGGGAGTTACACGGAAATAGTCAGGGGAATCCACCAGGGGGACCGCGAAGTTATTGTCGAATCCATTGATAACGGTAAGAAAAACAGAAATGCTCCCCCGACGCCGAGGTTTTTGAGATAAAATGAGCCTGATAGAAACGGAAGACCTCTACAAAATCTATGATGCCGGAGGGGCGCCGGTGCATGCCTTGGATGGCGTTTCCGTGAGGATCGACTCCGGTGAGTTTGTCGCCATCATGGGGCCGTCTGGTTCGGGGAAGTCGACGTTTATGAACATCATCGGTTGTCTTGATCAACCGACCCGGGGACGTTATTTGCTTGGAGGTATAGAAACCGCCCGCCTGACCAGGGATGAGCTGGCGACGATCCGGAATGAGAAAATCGGTTTTGTATTTCAGGGATTCAATCTGCTTCCACGGACTTCCGCCCTCGAAAATGTGGAGTTACCCATGTTCTATCGGAGCATGCACCATGGAGAACGAAGGAAAAAAGCGAGGGAGGCCCTCAAAAGACTGGGCTTGGAAGGCAGGGAACATCACCACCCGAATCAGCTTTCGGGGGGACAGCAGCAACGGGTCGCTATAGCCCGGGCCCTTGTCAATGACGTGCCGCTTATACTGGCCGACGAGCCGACAGGAAACCTCGATACGAAAACCAGTATTGAAATCATGGAACTGCTCGTCCGGCTGAACCGAGATGATCAGATGACCATCGTTCTGGTCACGCACGAGCATGATATTGCCGCCTTCAGCCGCCGGATCATTCATTTTCTGGATGGGCGGATTGTCAGCGATGAGGCCCATTACCCGGACTGGGAGAAACCTGAAGAAAGGCCGGACCAATGATCAACATTCCCGATACCCTGAAAATCTCCCTTCGGGCAATCCGTATCAACAAGATGCGTTCCGCTCTGACCATGCTGGGTATTATTATCGGGGTCGGATCCGTCATCGCCATGCTGGCCGTCGGAACAGGGGCCAGTGAAAAAATCAGGCAGCAGATTTCCAGTATCGGGAGCAATCTCCTGCTGATTCTTCCGGGAAGTACCACGTCGGGGGGATTGCGGATGGGTATGGGATCCCAGCCGACCCTGACGAAAGACGATGCCGACGTGATTCTTCGGGAGATTCCGAGAGTGCAGGACGTGGCCCCCATTTTGAGCGGTGTCGCCCAGGTGGTCTTTGGAAATCAAAACTGGTCAACGGGCGTTTACGGTTCTACGGAGGGGGTTTTTGTTGTGAGAGACCTGTCACTGGTCTCCGGTAGAATGTTCACGGAACAGGATGTACGCAGCGCCAACAAAGTGGCCGTTTTGGGCCAGACGGTGGTTACGAACCTTTTCGGATCTTCGAATCCCGTTGGGCAAATTATCCGGATCAAAAAACTGCCGTTCACGGTGATCGGGGTTCTCGGGGAGAAGGGCCAGTCCATGCAGGGACAGGACCAGGACGACATCATTTACATTCCCGTTACAACGGCGCAGAAAAAGATCTTCGGAACGCCTTTTCCCGGCATGG contains the following coding sequences:
- a CDS encoding TolC family protein — its product is MRKSCLLAVLCLVLFIPVHVSADETIIPGQTLKLERCIEIALAKHPDILAASHQLRVGESRIGQAQSAYFPQLNMETGYDRTQAYKPKGRNLSGTSASDFYSGYLGLSQNIYDFGRTPAKVGIASANQDAFRQDLANVVSLVVLNVKQFYYTMLQAEENRRVAEETVDQFQRHLDIAKGFFEAGLKPKFDVTKAEVDLSNARLTLIKAENALRIAGLTLNNAMGMPDAPEFVLDSNLLFERYKPLYQDALREAYENRPDLQSLLYRESAAHKSFDLARAGHYPTVTSYARYGFGGREFPLGEGWSVGGSLNIPIFSGYLVKNQIAESKADIDVLSANIVSLKQQIRLEISQAFSNLRETASRIETTDLIVRQARENLELAEGRYASGLGSPIEVTDALLALSNARTANISALSDYGNALAALERAVGVK
- a CDS encoding ABC transporter ATP-binding protein, giving the protein MSLIETEDLYKIYDAGGAPVHALDGVSVRIDSGEFVAIMGPSGSGKSTFMNIIGCLDQPTRGRYLLGGIETARLTRDELATIRNEKIGFVFQGFNLLPRTSALENVELPMFYRSMHHGERRKKAREALKRLGLEGREHHHPNQLSGGQQQRVAIARALVNDVPLILADEPTGNLDTKTSIEIMELLVRLNRDDQMTIVLVTHEHDIAAFSRRIIHFLDGRIVSDEAHYPDWEKPEERPDQ
- a CDS encoding efflux RND transporter periplasmic adaptor subunit, with protein sequence MKNKMTIGISVVVILALLGSFFLFRNGQKGSSYRTEKIRLGDIKATVTATGTVNAVVTVLVGTQVSGTIKSIYVDYNSSVKKDQLLAQIDPATFQAQVDQARANLAVSKANVEKAEAALLDARRTLERYKTLFQKNYIAKSDLDTAETTEQSARAQVSAAKAQVQQTKAALDFAENNLRYTRIISPVDGTVISRDVDVGQTVAASFQTPTLFNIAQDLTQMQINVNIDEADIGKIEVDQAVEFTVDAYPEEIFAGGVFEVRNAPITVQNVVTYDVVVKVSNPDLKLKPGMTANVAVILEEKKGVTCVPNSALRFRPAGEKDAGGVKGAALWVLKNGVPERVSVQAGISDGSYTEIVRGIHQGDREVIVESIDNGKKNRNAPPTPRFLR
- a CDS encoding FtsX-like permease family protein, coding for MINIPDTLKISLRAIRINKMRSALTMLGIIIGVGSVIAMLAVGTGASEKIRQQISSIGSNLLLILPGSTTSGGLRMGMGSQPTLTKDDADVILREIPRVQDVAPILSGVAQVVFGNQNWSTGVYGSTEGVFVVRDLSLVSGRMFTEQDVRSANKVAVLGQTVVTNLFGSSNPVGQIIRIKKLPFTVIGVLGEKGQSMQGQDQDDIIYIPVTTAQKKIFGTPFPGMVRNIMVKVRHAGDINDVENEINSLLRQRHRISSREDNDFQVRNLADMMQMAEQSSRVMTLLLGAIASVSLLVGGIGIMNIMLVSVTERTREIGIRMAVGAKTWDIIMQFMIEALTLSLMGGVIGIILGIGGAKILSVMAGWETVVSPVSVLLAFGFSALVGVFFGFYPAYKASLLNPIDALRYE